A region from the Silene latifolia isolate original U9 population chromosome 7, ASM4854445v1, whole genome shotgun sequence genome encodes:
- the LOC141592689 gene encoding E3 ubiquitin-protein ligase RING1-like, which translates to MSSSDQPTPPPPPPPPQPQHEHGHGNETEEEYYFCHQCNRTISIPIPPPSSSSTELSCPRCHGGFLEQVNLPSPPSLPPLHHPFPFLSPSSSDFNPFNPVDLSSLFSPSPSASSATAAAAATGTLDPAAANAVFDPFTFLHNYLHSMRSGGANVQFVIQNSGEDGSPPGFRIPAANLGDYFFGPGLEQLIQQLAENDPNRYGTPPAAKSAVEGLPTVDVTEEMLQSDSSHCAVCMDEFELGAQVKELPCNHVYHKDCIVPWLELHNSCPVCRYELPTDDPDYEQRSRGVVEGGEGESSGVGGGDQVSERQFQISLPLMPFLDGGENPNFESETRAEDLD; encoded by the exons atgtcatcatcCGATCAACCCACcccacctccaccaccaccaccaccacaaccccaACACGAACACGGACACGGAAACGAAACCGAAGAAGAATACTACTTCTGCCATCAATGTAACCGAACAATCTCAATCCCTATCCCACCTCCATCCTCCTCCTCAACCGAACTCTCTTGTCCACGCTGCCATGGCGGATTCCTCGAACAAGTCAATCTCCCTTCTCCACCTTCTTTACCACCTCTTCATCATCCTttccctttcctttctccctcttCTTCCGATTTTAATCCTTTCAATCCCGTCGATCTTTCCTCTCTCTTCTCCCCTTCCCCTTCCGCCTCCTCCgccaccgccgccgccgccgctaCCGGAACACTCGACCCCGCCGCCGCCAACGCGGTGTTTGATCCGTTCACGTTTCTGCATAATTACCTTCACTCTATGCGCTCCGGCGGTGCTAATGTTCAGTTTGTTATTCAGAATTCTGGTGAAGACGGTTCGCCTCCTGGTTTTCGTATTCCTGCTGCTAATCTTGGAGATTATTTCTTTGGCCCTGGCTTGGAACAGCTTATTCAACAACTCGCTGAAAACGATCCTAATAG GTATGGGACTCCACCAGCTGCGAAGTCGGCAGTGGAGGGGCTCCCGACAGTGGATGTGACTGAGGAAATGCTGCAGTCGGACTCATCACATTGTGCAGTGTGTATGGATGAGTTTGAGCTTGGTGCACAGGTGAAAGAGTTGCCTTGTAATCATGTTTACCATAAGGATTGCATTGTTCCATGGCTGGAGTTACATAATTCGTGTCCGGTCTGTCGCTATGAGCTTCCGACTGATGATCCTGATTATGAGCAGCGGTCCCGTGGTGTGGTGGAGGGTGGGGAGGGGGAGAGTTCAGGGGTTGGAGGTGGTGATCAGGTATCAGAGAGGCAGTTTCAGATTTCGTTGCCTTTAATGCCATTTCTAGATGGTGGAGAGAATCCCAATTTTGAATCCGAAACCAGGGCGGAAGACCTTGATTGA